In the genome of Gloeotrichia echinulata CP02, one region contains:
- a CDS encoding alpha/beta hydrolase: MTPLRQTLSKPDIEFSYLEWHQGQEPLLLLHGLGDHALVWSSLADYLGADYHIVAPDMRGHGESSKPEQDYSFESAIADLEALLDHLGWSTVHVVSHSWTGKLAAIWARQNPDRLRSLVLVDPIFIWKIPSIFKLTFPLLYRVLPFLKSMGPFASYEQAEQQARQLSQYQGWTPLHQQAFQAGIEQKPDGSWGSKFTISARDGIFDEVLRVPGFTIPVEIPTLFIQPEKGVNRQNWQLQPYKTYLKNLTITQVPGNHWPFLTEPESFNQSVKTFLAQFSISS, translated from the coding sequence ATGACGCCTTTACGTCAAACCTTATCAAAACCTGATATCGAATTTTCTTATTTGGAGTGGCACCAAGGTCAAGAACCCTTGCTACTCTTACATGGCTTAGGCGACCATGCCCTTGTATGGTCTAGCTTGGCAGATTACCTAGGGGCAGATTATCACATCGTCGCCCCAGATATGCGCGGTCATGGTGAAAGCAGCAAGCCAGAACAAGATTATAGTTTTGAGAGTGCGATCGCAGACCTAGAAGCACTGTTAGATCACTTGGGATGGTCTACTGTTCATGTTGTGAGTCACTCATGGACGGGTAAATTAGCCGCCATCTGGGCAAGGCAAAATCCAGACAGGTTGCGAAGTCTGGTTCTAGTCGATCCGATTTTTATCTGGAAAATCCCCAGTATCTTCAAGCTAACTTTTCCCCTATTATATCGTGTCTTGCCTTTTCTCAAAAGCATGGGACCTTTTGCTAGTTATGAACAAGCCGAACAGCAAGCCCGTCAGTTAAGCCAATATCAAGGATGGACTCCTTTACACCAGCAAGCCTTCCAAGCTGGAATTGAACAAAAACCCGATGGTAGTTGGGGTAGCAAGTTTACTATTTCCGCCCGCGATGGAATTTTTGATGAAGTTCTGCGCGTCCCAGGTTTTACAATTCCCGTTGAGATTCCTACCCTCTTCATCCAGCCAGAAAAAGGTGTTAACCGTCAAAATTGGCAACTCCAACCCTATAAAACCTATCTCAAAAACTTAACCATTACCCAAGTTCCCGGAAATCATTGGCCATTTTTGACAGAACCTGAATCCTTTAACCAATCGGTCAAAACCTTCTTGGCACAGTTTTCCATAAGTTCGTAG